A window of Paenibacillus polygoni contains these coding sequences:
- a CDS encoding SMI1/KNR4 family protein — translation MKQTLIEQLNNWHEEEEYQKIVDLLKTTPDVEQSYEAVSLLARAYNNLGLYKEALHQLENIAEAGKQDPLWHYRVGYSLYHLKRYEEAAQAFHRSDQLETGDQSTEYFLRRSFQKAEKQKREQLRLARKKASLKRGDYIERKLPFSDMNLTDFWDDSEYARTSYQSDPPTDERIESIEKELGYKLPSSYIQLMKQQNGGIPRNTILPTEDSTSWAEDHIAITGIMGIGREKDYSLCGEFGSPFMIEEWGYPDIGVVICDCPSAGHDVVMLDYRACGRDGEPEVVHVDQEDDYEITFLADNFEAFIRGLVSEDEYDTSEEDKQHDVDKVMHGKFSPLLEELCSRVTEVEQMEQKIRSICARIVEEKGHFTFHANELSYVMYDVQFWLYTKSYPNTSRDQYVSAYQNIIAFGGEFGQGGYAPSFVTDWLDQRIKEGRIVQNDGILRLTNSFTEEIMKQLNEA, via the coding sequence ATGAAACAAACGCTTATTGAACAACTAAACAATTGGCACGAAGAAGAGGAATACCAGAAAATTGTAGATTTGCTGAAAACTACTCCAGATGTAGAACAAAGTTATGAAGCAGTCTCTCTCCTGGCTAGAGCTTATAACAATTTGGGGCTTTATAAAGAAGCGCTCCACCAACTTGAGAACATTGCTGAAGCTGGCAAACAGGATCCCCTGTGGCATTATCGAGTAGGTTATAGTCTTTATCATTTGAAACGATATGAAGAAGCGGCTCAAGCTTTTCATAGATCAGATCAATTAGAAACCGGTGATCAAAGTACAGAGTACTTTTTAAGACGGAGCTTTCAAAAAGCAGAAAAACAGAAAAGAGAACAACTTCGGCTCGCGAGGAAGAAAGCTTCCCTCAAGCGTGGCGATTACATAGAGAGAAAGCTTCCTTTCTCAGATATGAACCTAACTGATTTTTGGGATGACAGCGAGTATGCGAGAACCTCCTATCAGTCTGATCCGCCTACGGATGAACGAATTGAATCTATTGAGAAAGAGCTTGGTTACAAGCTCCCCTCCTCTTATATCCAACTGATGAAACAGCAGAATGGCGGGATACCGAGAAACACCATTCTTCCAACAGAAGATTCGACCTCATGGGCTGAGGATCATATTGCGATCACAGGCATTATGGGCATTGGGCGCGAGAAAGACTATTCACTATGCGGTGAGTTTGGCAGTCCGTTTATGATAGAGGAATGGGGATATCCTGACATTGGAGTGGTAATCTGTGATTGTCCTTCCGCAGGACATGATGTGGTGATGCTAGACTACCGAGCTTGTGGCAGAGATGGCGAACCTGAAGTCGTTCACGTCGATCAAGAAGATGATTATGAGATTACCTTCTTAGCAGACAACTTTGAAGCTTTTATTAGAGGTCTAGTGAGTGAAGATGAATATGATACTTCTGAGGAAGATAAGCAGCATGATGTAGATAAAGTAATGCACGGGAAATTCTCTCCTCTGCTGGAGGAACTCTGTTCCCGTGTAACCGAAGTAGAACAAATGGAACAGAAAATCCGCAGTATATGTGCACGGATTGTTGAAGAAAAAGGGCATTTTACTTTTCATGCAAATGAATTATCTTATGTGATGTATGATGTACAGTTTTGGTTGTATACGAAGTCATACCCGAACACTAGTCGCGATCAATATGTGTCAGCCTATCAGAACATAATCGCTTTTGGAGGGGAATTCGGGCAAGGTGGATACGCACCTTCCTTTGTTACAGATTGGCTTGATCAACGCATCAAGGAAGGTCGGATTGTACAGAATGATGGGATTCTCCGATTAACCAATTCGTTTACAGAGGAAATAATGAAGCAACTAAATGAAGCTTAA
- a CDS encoding HAMP domain-containing sensor histidine kinase, with amino-acid sequence MIQRFKKRLSLTITLVLLVFGVLVTTFISILLIAILLHYLGVITFSESQNQPGNEESPLLGLFNLFIICIAIGTSLTAFLSKKALNPIRKVIASIHQVAAGDFSVKVDIKGIGELEELSESFNKMTQELASIETLRSDFINNFSHEFKTPIMSIRGFAKLLQENDLTEEERQEYLDIIVAESERLATLSSNVLTLAKYENLEIVVDQAPFRLDEQIRRTIILMEPKWSVKDLNVNLDLEEVTFVGNEEFIQQIWINLLDNAIKFSYPGGSIDIRLTKSDNEIRFMIQDEGVGMDEATIAHIFDKFFQGDASHAKKGNGLGLSLVKRIVDLCGGEIIVQSELGSGSIFTVLFYSKKG; translated from the coding sequence ATGATCCAACGTTTCAAGAAGCGATTAAGTCTAACCATAACGTTAGTGTTATTAGTCTTTGGTGTGTTGGTGACGACTTTTATTTCCATTCTACTCATTGCTATACTGCTGCATTACCTTGGGGTTATTACGTTTTCTGAATCCCAAAATCAACCGGGGAATGAAGAAAGTCCGCTGCTCGGTTTATTTAATCTATTTATCATCTGTATAGCAATTGGAACGTCCTTAACCGCTTTCTTAAGTAAAAAAGCTTTAAACCCCATCCGTAAAGTCATTGCCTCAATTCACCAGGTCGCAGCCGGCGACTTTAGTGTAAAGGTTGATATTAAGGGAATAGGAGAGCTGGAGGAGCTTTCGGAAAGCTTCAATAAAATGACGCAGGAATTAGCCAGCATCGAAACACTCCGAAGTGACTTTATCAACAACTTTTCTCATGAATTTAAAACACCGATCATGTCTATTCGCGGTTTCGCGAAGCTGCTTCAGGAGAATGATTTGACCGAGGAGGAAAGGCAGGAGTATTTAGATATTATTGTGGCAGAATCAGAGCGTTTAGCGACGCTTTCTTCCAATGTTCTTACGTTAGCTAAATATGAGAATTTAGAGATTGTTGTTGATCAAGCACCATTCCGATTGGATGAACAAATTCGAAGAACCATTATTTTGATGGAACCGAAATGGTCGGTCAAAGATTTGAATGTAAATCTAGATTTAGAGGAAGTGACCTTTGTCGGGAACGAAGAATTCATTCAGCAGATTTGGATCAACCTGTTAGATAATGCGATCAAATTTTCTTACCCAGGCGGTTCGATTGATATTAGACTGACGAAATCGGATAATGAAATTCGGTTTATGATTCAAGATGAAGGAGTAGGGATGGATGAGGCAACGATAGCTCATATTTTCGATAAGTTCTTCCAGGGAGATGCTTCTCATGCCAAAAAGGGAAACGGACTGGGACTTTCCTTGGTCAAACGAATCGTTGATCTATGCGGTGGTGAGATTATAGTACAAAGTGAGCTGGGAAGCGGCAGTATATTTACTGTCTTGTTTTATTCAAAAAAAGGATAA
- a CDS encoding response regulator transcription factor has protein sequence MFTILVVEDDQNIRKLMCAVLKQHGFTTYWAEDGIQALDVMEKKHIDLVVLDLMMPNMDGYELTKQIRLSWRDLPILMVTAKQEREDKRKGFLAGTDDYMTKPVDEVEMVLRIKALLRRARIASEHKLRIGKVVLDYDSLTVTREEQVFSLPQKEFQLLFKLLSYPNVIFTRLQLMEEIWGLESETDDHTLNVHINRLRNRFQDWQEFEIVTVRGLGYKAVVHKI, from the coding sequence TTGTTTACAATTCTCGTAGTTGAAGATGATCAAAATATAAGAAAGTTAATGTGTGCTGTGTTAAAACAACATGGCTTTACTACCTATTGGGCGGAGGATGGCATTCAAGCACTTGATGTAATGGAAAAGAAGCATATTGATTTAGTCGTTCTTGATTTAATGATGCCGAATATGGACGGTTATGAATTGACAAAACAAATCCGGCTTTCATGGAGAGATTTGCCGATTTTAATGGTGACAGCCAAACAGGAACGTGAGGATAAAAGAAAAGGATTCCTTGCTGGAACGGATGATTATATGACAAAACCGGTGGATGAAGTAGAAATGGTGTTACGTATTAAAGCACTGCTTCGCAGAGCGCGGATTGCCAGTGAACATAAACTGAGGATCGGGAAAGTGGTGCTCGATTATGATTCATTGACCGTAACAAGGGAGGAACAGGTCTTTTCGTTACCACAAAAAGAGTTTCAGCTGCTATTTAAATTACTCTCGTACCCAAACGTCATTTTTACTCGATTACAGCTGATGGAGGAAATATGGGGACTTGAATCAGAAACCGATGATCATACGCTTAACGTCCATATAAACCGTCTGCGAAATAGATTTCAGGATTGGCAGGAGTTCGAAATTGTGACGGTTAGAGGACTGGGTTATAAAGCGGTGGTGCACAAGATATGA
- a CDS encoding ABC transporter ATP-binding protein/permease, protein MNVLELHHIDKNYKLTGGELYHALRDISVSFKKGELVSIIGESGSGKSTLMNIIGGLDSDFTGKLLFNGENIGEYSEKQLDEYRKNKIGFIFQSFNLISHLSILDNVTIAMTLSNVSKEERKKRAEKILEQVGLKQHIHKKPNQLSGGQKQRVAIARALINDPEVIIADEPTGALDSGTTDQVLKIIEDIAKRGKLVIMVTHSDKVAAHSSRVIRIADGEIIDDRKGRELAYVEETADSSDFPKGTKNLSFASAVTLAFQNMKAKITRNIWVSLGASIGIMSVILMLSLGGGLKAYVNQTINSMINPLVVEVNMDNHTEEPSVSKEEMNPLSGNSTPFTEADLETLSKIEHVDSMDKSVNIMGFGTNSIIYGDESTSVLSISTMSPNVTDSALLDGSFPGDNEIVIQDEIATALGGDMIGKSVTLKWLVDEQFYSADFIVSGIANNNYVNFEDLAQVYADNGNELQPTTVYLVTDDESHTDAIKAEIEKLGYKGSAQEAMMKLFNDMIDALTFVLASISGVSLFVSAIMILVILYISVVERTKEIGVLKAIGARRKDIKRIFVSEAFLIGLFSGMIAVTITSILGWIANRISSSLFDMNIVQMEMSYITFGIVTSIVISMLSGLLPASKAAKLDPVDSLRRE, encoded by the coding sequence ATGAACGTCTTAGAACTGCATCATATTGACAAAAACTACAAGTTAACTGGCGGAGAACTCTATCATGCTTTGAGAGATATCAGTGTTTCATTTAAGAAAGGTGAACTGGTCTCCATCATTGGTGAGTCTGGCAGCGGTAAATCAACGCTGATGAATATCATCGGCGGATTGGATTCTGATTTTACCGGCAAGCTGTTATTTAACGGCGAAAACATAGGAGAATACAGTGAAAAGCAGCTAGATGAATACCGAAAAAATAAAATCGGTTTTATTTTTCAGAGCTTTAATCTAATCTCCCACCTTTCGATATTGGATAATGTAACGATTGCAATGACTTTATCAAATGTGAGCAAAGAAGAACGTAAGAAACGTGCTGAAAAAATTCTCGAACAAGTCGGCTTGAAACAACACATACACAAAAAGCCGAATCAGCTGTCAGGCGGACAAAAGCAAAGAGTTGCGATTGCCCGGGCCTTAATCAACGATCCGGAAGTAATTATAGCCGATGAACCGACAGGAGCACTTGATTCAGGGACAACCGACCAAGTACTGAAAATCATCGAAGATATTGCCAAACGAGGTAAGCTCGTCATTATGGTTACCCACTCTGACAAAGTGGCAGCACACTCTTCGCGCGTCATCCGTATCGCTGACGGTGAAATTATTGATGACCGTAAAGGCAGAGAACTAGCATATGTAGAAGAAACAGCGGACTCTTCAGACTTCCCGAAAGGAACGAAGAATTTAAGCTTTGCCTCTGCTGTTACATTAGCTTTTCAAAATATGAAAGCGAAAATAACCCGAAATATTTGGGTATCTTTAGGCGCAAGTATCGGGATTATGAGCGTCATTCTCATGCTCTCCCTCGGCGGCGGATTAAAAGCGTATGTGAACCAAACGATTAACAGTATGATCAATCCACTTGTTGTTGAAGTAAATATGGACAATCATACGGAAGAACCTTCCGTAAGCAAGGAAGAGATGAACCCCCTGTCAGGTAATTCGACACCTTTTACAGAAGCCGATCTTGAAACATTATCGAAGATTGAACATGTAGATTCAATGGACAAATCCGTGAACATCATGGGTTTTGGTACCAATTCTATTATCTATGGAGACGAAAGTACTTCTGTGTTATCCATATCGACCATGTCACCGAATGTAACAGACTCGGCACTTCTGGATGGCTCCTTCCCGGGTGACAATGAAATTGTGATTCAAGATGAAATAGCCACTGCGCTTGGCGGTGATATGATTGGCAAGTCTGTCACACTCAAATGGCTCGTAGACGAACAATTTTATAGCGCCGACTTTATCGTCAGCGGGATTGCGAATAACAATTATGTGAACTTTGAAGATTTGGCGCAAGTCTATGCTGACAACGGCAATGAATTACAGCCGACAACTGTTTACTTAGTAACAGATGATGAAAGTCATACAGATGCGATTAAAGCAGAAATAGAGAAATTAGGATACAAAGGTTCTGCACAAGAAGCGATGATGAAGTTATTCAATGATATGATTGATGCCTTGACGTTTGTACTCGCTTCGATCTCCGGTGTATCTTTATTTGTATCAGCAATTATGATTCTGGTCATTCTCTACATCAGCGTTGTAGAACGCACGAAAGAAATTGGTGTCCTAAAAGCGATTGGAGCGAGGAGAAAAGATATTAAGCGGATCTTTGTATCAGAAGCTTTTTTGATTGGATTATTCAGCGGAATGATTGCCGTTACGATCACTTCTATATTAGGCTGGATTGCAAACCGCATTTCTTCCAGCTTGTTTGATATGAATATTGTACAAATGGAAATGAGTTATATTACTTTCGGGATCGTGACAAGCATTGTCATAAGTATGTTATCTGGACTATTACCAGCAAGCAAAGCTGCCAAATTGGATCCTGTTGATTCTTTAAGACGTGAATAA
- a CDS encoding ADP-ribosylglycohydrolase family protein: MTRIKGGMYGVAVGDALGGTTEFMTEQEIKEKHGYLTEIIGGGVWSLEPGEVTDDTMMTLCVADGILENTEEPVEAIGRFFKEWYQSRPKDIGNIIRRVFEQFEGDWFEAAFIAHMDMGQSGGNGSLMRCLPVALAYKELSDIDRVTIMQSRMTHYDPRCAEVCVMYNRIAHRLLQGEDLVTSIKAEIAGSEYEESIKSVPDCPPSGFVVHTFRWVLHILLHTTTFEEVVQKAANLGGDSDTIGAIAGGLAGIYYSYEGIPAKYKNAILIKERLDHTITKLYVMKTS, encoded by the coding sequence ATGACCCGCATCAAGGGCGGAATGTACGGTGTAGCTGTCGGAGATGCTCTTGGCGGAACAACAGAGTTTATGACGGAACAGGAGATTAAGGAAAAGCATGGATATTTGACGGAAATCATTGGCGGCGGGGTATGGAGCCTCGAACCTGGAGAAGTAACCGACGATACAATGATGACGCTTTGCGTAGCTGATGGGATACTCGAAAATACGGAGGAACCTGTAGAAGCCATCGGGCGTTTTTTTAAGGAATGGTACCAATCACGGCCGAAAGATATAGGAAACATTATTCGCCGTGTTTTTGAACAATTTGAAGGAGATTGGTTTGAAGCAGCTTTTATTGCACACATGGACATGGGGCAAAGCGGCGGGAATGGCTCGCTCATGCGATGTCTGCCGGTGGCGCTGGCATACAAGGAGCTGTCTGATATCGATCGAGTGACAATCATGCAGTCTCGAATGACGCATTATGATCCTAGGTGTGCTGAAGTCTGTGTCATGTACAACCGAATCGCTCACCGTCTACTGCAGGGGGAAGATCTTGTAACATCAATCAAGGCGGAGATTGCAGGAAGTGAATACGAAGAAAGTATAAAATCAGTTCCGGATTGTCCGCCAAGTGGTTTTGTCGTCCATACTTTCCGGTGGGTACTACATATTTTGCTTCATACAACTACTTTTGAAGAAGTTGTACAAAAGGCGGCTAATCTAGGTGGTGATTCTGATACCATTGGTGCCATTGCTGGAGGGTTGGCTGGTATTTATTATAGTTATGAAGGCATTCCAGCTAAATATAAAAATGCGATTCTCATTAAAGAGAGACTGGACCATACGATTACGAAGTTATATGTAATGAAGACTTCCTAA
- a CDS encoding YwqG family protein: MLSENNQNKLERIVREYQFEHAMDYLKETVRQGIRLSKKEMETYNEIGVSRIGGDPDLPATVKWPVNSDGIPMTFLAQLQLIELVPHDVSALLPAKGMLYFFVGVDEPAYGIEHKVIYLSDDNLQEAKRYHSPEVTALESEFTGYRVSARPTMEPPNYGYVDYDIVEDDEHDYEQYEELCFELSDENSADLAVMFGYPSTQHGDCEYEAALHLLTGLKYNYSAESALKQITDHFQGDSIRAKQEIEDTVLLLALDSDQDVGFCWWDAGELQFYIRKEDLLAGNFANTYCSLYSS, translated from the coding sequence TTGCTGAGTGAAAATAATCAAAATAAACTCGAACGGATCGTTCGCGAATATCAGTTTGAACATGCGATGGATTATTTAAAGGAAACTGTACGGCAAGGCATTCGCTTATCTAAAAAAGAGATGGAAACATACAACGAAATAGGTGTTTCTCGTATAGGAGGCGATCCCGATCTTCCCGCTACCGTAAAATGGCCGGTGAATTCCGATGGCATTCCAATGACCTTTCTAGCCCAGCTCCAGTTAATAGAATTGGTTCCCCATGATGTATCAGCACTGCTTCCTGCAAAAGGTATGTTGTACTTTTTTGTAGGAGTAGATGAACCTGCTTATGGTATTGAGCACAAGGTGATCTATCTATCAGATGATAATTTGCAAGAAGCTAAACGTTACCATTCACCAGAAGTGACTGCCCTTGAAAGTGAATTTACCGGTTACCGTGTAAGCGCCAGACCAACCATGGAACCTCCCAATTATGGCTATGTAGATTACGATATAGTGGAAGATGATGAACATGACTATGAACAGTATGAAGAGTTATGTTTTGAGCTAAGTGATGAAAACTCAGCTGATTTGGCAGTTATGTTTGGTTATCCCTCGACTCAGCACGGAGACTGCGAATACGAAGCAGCTCTTCATCTGTTGACTGGCCTCAAATATAACTATTCGGCAGAATCAGCATTGAAACAGATCACGGATCATTTTCAAGGTGATTCTATTAGAGCAAAGCAGGAAATTGAGGATACCGTATTGCTGCTCGCGCTAGACTCCGATCAGGATGTTGGATTCTGCTGGTGGGATGCGGGAGAACTGCAGTTTTATATTCGAAAGGAAGATTTGCTTGCAGGGAACTTCGCAAATACGTATTGCTCTTTATATTCGAGTTAG
- a CDS encoding DUF1963 domain-containing protein, with the protein MDIFDEMKSIGKHTCVAKIGGFRPENTDLDWFGGNFLRDPKEAWPEVNGSLLVPLLQIYIPDIKDGHKIFGDHMLVQIYIEKDHLPMDINRNGDGWKIVFYKDINLLEITETPEPANILKPFPVRWNLNEVLDYPCWEEAWEYVDLTEINEEEELNDRFFDEFNRYTKTKIGGYASYIQSPISDEYKFILQISSEEKPGLMIGDNGNIYIYKSKIDNDWYLYWDCF; encoded by the coding sequence ATGGACATTTTCGATGAAATGAAATCAATTGGAAAACATACCTGTGTTGCAAAAATAGGTGGATTCCGCCCTGAAAATACAGATCTTGATTGGTTCGGCGGGAATTTTTTACGTGATCCGAAGGAAGCATGGCCAGAAGTTAATGGATCATTATTAGTACCGCTTCTTCAAATCTATATTCCAGATATCAAAGATGGTCATAAGATTTTTGGAGATCATATGTTAGTGCAAATCTACATTGAGAAAGATCATCTACCTATGGATATAAATAGGAACGGAGATGGTTGGAAGATTGTTTTTTATAAAGACATAAATCTATTAGAAATTACAGAGACGCCTGAGCCTGCTAATATACTTAAACCTTTTCCAGTACGTTGGAATTTGAACGAAGTACTAGATTATCCGTGTTGGGAAGAAGCATGGGAATATGTTGACTTGACCGAAATTAATGAAGAAGAAGAATTAAACGACCGATTCTTTGATGAGTTTAATAGATACACTAAAACCAAAATAGGAGGATATGCATCGTATATTCAATCGCCTATTTCTGATGAATATAAATTTATTCTACAAATCTCTTCAGAGGAAAAGCCAGGGCTGATGATCGGTGATAATGGAAACATCTATATTTACAAATCAAAGATTGATAATGATTGGTATTTATATTGGGATTGTTTTTAA
- a CDS encoding NUDIX domain-containing protein, which yields MEVRQMSTAFLFHENKVIMMKKEASKITDPVFWTGLGGYLEADELNFPKRACVREIFEESGILEEEIEELKLRYILLRVKEKEIRQQFVYFGKEPEMQWSELKDPKIF from the coding sequence ATGGAAGTAAGGCAAATGTCGACTGCCTTCTTATTTCATGAGAACAAGGTAATTATGATGAAGAAAGAAGCAAGTAAAATCACAGATCCTGTGTTTTGGACTGGACTTGGCGGATATTTAGAAGCTGATGAGTTGAATTTTCCGAAGAGGGCTTGTGTTCGAGAAATCTTTGAAGAATCTGGAATACTAGAGGAAGAGATTGAGGAACTAAAATTAAGATACATATTATTACGAGTAAAAGAGAAAGAAATTAGACAGCAATTTGTATATTTCGGAAAAGAACCAGAAATGCAGTGGTCCGAACTTAAAGATCCAAAGATATTTTAA